The sequence gcattttctttttatacttGAAATCGGAGAGGGTACTAATGTGGCAGCAGGGGAGGCAAAACTAGTGATGACTCATCCTGTTGTCTTCATATCAGAACACAGAAATAGCAGGACACCTCATTCCATACCATGATTGTGCAGGACTTCAAGGCTGAAACCGCATCAAATAATTGAAGCTATGTTGGCTTAAGATGTGACATGATAACCTCATTTGAAGGGTAATCCACATTGCCTTCACATGCTCACCACatatctctctcttttttatcCTTCACTCTCTACATATATATAACTGATCCATGTCATTGTTTATAACCCATCTAATCTCAAGCTTTCTTTTCAAGAGGAAAACTtcttttgagaaaaaagaaaaatggctagTAAGTACCGTACTAGATCAATTAGCTTGCCGTCAAGATCACATCCTAATACTCTTAGAATCGAAGGAGAGCTTAATAAGCTTAAAACATTGGATGCATCATCATCAGGGTCAGTTTGCATTGGCCTATCAGGACTGGAAGACTTGTACAATGGCTTCAATGATCTACTCAACATGTCAACAGCACAGGAAGTCCTTACTCACAGTCGAAATGAAAAGTGTCTCGACGAGCTACTGGATGGATCCGTGAAGCTTTTAGATATCTGTGGGATTACAAGAGATGTCATGTTACAGTTCAAGGAGCAAGTTCAATCTCTTCAATCTGCCCTTCGCAGGAGAAAAGGAGATTCAAGCATTGAAACTAGCATTTCTGGTTATACTTGTTTCaggaagaagatgaagaaggaTGCCAAAACATTTGTTGCCAACTTGAAGCAAATGGACAGCAAGCTTGAGGCATCTAAATTTCAATATCAAGAAGACCTTTACTTGATTCAATTGTTTAAACAAGTTATTCTAATCAATAGTTTTATCTTCCAATCTCTCTTATCGTTCTTGGCATCATCGAAGCCAAAGCAAAGTAGGTGGTCAGTGGCATCAAAGTTGATGCACAAAAGAGCAATAGCATGTgaagaaaagcaagaaattGTGAATGAATTAGAAAGTGTTGATTCTGCATTAGCCGAGAAGACTAATTCCGAAAAGATGCAGATTGCAAAAAGAAGGCTAGAAGCTCTGGAGATGGGCATTCAAGATATTGAGATTTGCCTGGAGAGAGTTTTCAGGCACTTGGTTAAAACAAGAGCCTCTATTTTGAACATTATCTCCCAATAGAGCCTTCTGATCAGTTCTGATTTCTACCCCAAAAATCTAGCATAGGCTGTCCTAATTTTAGAGGGTATGCCTAAGGATTTCAATCCTAAATGTAAATGGATCAAATTGTATATAGTTGTAGaattaaatacaaaagaaGTTGTATTCTACAATCCGATTTTGGCagtttctcttttctttcattttcatacAACAAATTCGATTCATGTGTGTTTTGCCATACTCAAATTCCCTAAACCATCGAACATGACTAGGATCAGAAATCTGAAAAGGCAGCATAAACTAGTTTGTAATAATTTGGGGCGAATGTAAAAATTGCTTTAATGGAAATTTCCTGATGCCATCTGCCAAAGAAATCAATAATGTCTCATTACATAATCATTCATTAACATACTAGTAATAGCAAGAAACAGTATTGCCACTAACAGTCaattttatagtaaattttgatggttattttgttttaaaataaaataaaacaataatagcattcaatcaaataatttaattttggctaaattatgaaaagaattagtattttttataagatttataaattttctttaaaagtaaCTATATGtttgtaataatatttattttttagaagtagtaagatttataaaaacttactaagaatcattattttcataatttagtaataaatttaatattattaatttttataatattattattctttgtAAATAATAAGAGTTACAAAAATTACTGTAATTtgtaagaaatataaaaaaaattgccattttttgtaatttaatattaaatctttagttaaaagtttaaaattatttataaatttactaatttcattataaattattaaattttaagcgagtaaataattattttttataatattatttactttttcgtacaaaaaaatataaaaaaagtattaataatttataaaaacatataaaaaaatatcatttttataattttacaattaatattataattacagaaaagtattatattttttcgaAAAGGTGCTGCACATGCCTTCTCATTTTTTTGAAGGATGAGCAAGCAATGACTCAGGATAGAGAGCAACCGCACATGTTCTTGCCTATGTGCACGATTGCAGAGATAATTGCGGGCATTAGATCACAATGTTGCAGAGTTTTTCAGCAATCAAGGGTAGTAAAGAAGGCAAACCACTCGTGcaatacaataatatattatagtaCCTTCTCTACCGCCATATGAGCCCTAATATTGTAATCACCATTATATAATTGtgcattatattttatacctGCAGAATCTAGATTTGTACTATTTGATTAGTCTATTATTCTATAGGCAGGCAGCATAGGTACGTGTGGCAGAAGGGGAGGCAGAACTGGGGATGATTCAGCTTGTTATCTTCATATCTAATTACACAGAAATGACAAAAGTAGCAGGAACCCATAATTGTGTAGGACCTCCAAGCAAGAAGCATCAAATTATTGAAGCTATGTTGGCTACGTTGTGACATGGTGACCGTATCTGAAGGATAGCCACATTAGCTTCACATGCTCTCCACATTGAAATGAATAGCCTTGTCTCCTCATAATTCTTGCACTTTATATATAACatcaagctttatttgaagaaataTCTACCTCTGagaggaaaagagaaaaaacaaaaaacagcAATGGCTACTAAGTATCATACAAGATCAATTAGCTTGCCTTCAAGATTCCATCCTACAACCCTTAGAGTAAAAGAAGAGCTTAACAAGCTCAAAACATGGGAGACAACATCAACGTCATGGTCAATTTGCATTGGCCTGTCAGGACTAGAAGACTTGTACGAAGGTGTTAATGATCTACTCAACATGTCATCAGCACATGAAATCCTCACCCACCATCGAAATGAAAAATGTATCGATGAGTTTTTGGATGGATCTGTAAAGTTCTTAGATATCTGTGAGATTACAAGAGATGCCATGTCACAGTTTAAAGGGCAAGTTCAATCTCTTCAATCTGCACTTCGTAGGAGAAAAGGGGATTTGAGCATCGAAAGCAGTATTGTTAATTATGCTTGCTTcagaaagaagatgaagaaggaCGCCAAAAGGTTTATTGCCACCTTGAAGCAAATGGACAGCAAACCTGAGGCATCTATGCTTCAAGATCCAGAGCTTAACTTCATTCAATTGCTTAGACAAGTTATTGTAACCAATAGTTTTATCTTCCAAGCTCTCTTGTCATTCTTGGCAGCATCAAAGACAAAGCACAGTAAGTGGTTAATTGTTTCAAAGTTGATGCACAAGGGAGCAATAGCATGTGAAATTGAGAATGAGTTACAAAGTGCTGATGCTGCGTTAACCAAGAAGACCGACTTCGAGATGATTCAAAGGCTGGATGATGTGGAAATATGCATTCAAGACATTGAGAATTGCTTGGAAAGAGTGTTCAGGCGCTTAATTAAAACACGAGCTTCCATTCTGAACATAATCTCCCAATAGACTCTTCTAGTCCAAAATCCTGCTAAGGCATCCAATTTTATAGAGGATCTGCCTAggaatttcaattttcaagtTTAAAGCAATatatgtacataaaatcaaattcGTGAATATACAATGAAATACATACAAGTTTTACTATATCCATTTTGTGatgatttgtatttgttttctttctttgtactGTCAATTAAGAAAAGCTAACA comes from Ricinus communis isolate WT05 ecotype wild-type chromosome 5, ASM1957865v1, whole genome shotgun sequence and encodes:
- the LOC8268739 gene encoding uncharacterized protein LOC8268739 — encoded protein: MASKYRTRSISLPSRSHPNTLRIEGELNKLKTLDASSSGSVCIGLSGLEDLYNGFNDLLNMSTAQEVLTHSRNEKCLDELLDGSVKLLDICGITRDVMLQFKEQVQSLQSALRRRKGDSSIETSISGYTCFRKKMKKDAKTFVANLKQMDSKLEASKFQYQEDLYLIQLFKQVILINSFIFQSLLSFLASSKPKQSRWSVASKLMHKRAIACEEKQEIVNELESVDSALAEKTNSEKMQIAKRRLEALEMGIQDIEICLERVFRHLVKTRASILNIISQ
- the LOC8268740 gene encoding uncharacterized protein LOC8268740, giving the protein MATKYHTRSISLPSRFHPTTLRVKEELNKLKTWETTSTSWSICIGLSGLEDLYEGVNDLLNMSSAHEILTHHRNEKCIDEFLDGSVKFLDICEITRDAMSQFKGQVQSLQSALRRRKGDLSIESSIVNYACFRKKMKKDAKRFIATLKQMDSKPEASMLQDPELNFIQLLRQVIVTNSFIFQALLSFLAASKTKHSKWLIVSKLMHKGAIACEIENELQSADAALTKKTDFEMIQRLDDVEICIQDIENCLERVFRRLIKTRASILNIISQ